A portion of the Sphingobacterium spiritivorum genome contains these proteins:
- a CDS encoding ABC transporter ATP-binding protein, which yields MLQAKGIYKSYGDLSILKGVDLEVDKGEIVTIVGASGAGKSTLLHIIGTLDRPESGEVWIDGVKVSGLNEKKLSAFRNKHIGFVFQFHHLLPEFTALENVCIPAFINGVSKKDAETNAMQLLEMLGVAHRAGHKPSAMSGGEQQRVSVARALINKPSIVLADEPSGNLDSENAAALHQLFFDLRDKIQQTFVIVTHNDELANISDRTIHMRDGNIV from the coding sequence ATGTTACAAGCAAAAGGAATCTATAAATCCTACGGCGACCTGTCTATTCTGAAGGGGGTAGATCTGGAAGTCGACAAAGGTGAGATTGTGACTATAGTGGGCGCTTCCGGAGCCGGAAAGAGCACATTATTGCATATTATCGGTACATTAGATCGGCCTGAATCCGGAGAAGTCTGGATAGATGGCGTGAAGGTCAGCGGGTTGAATGAGAAGAAACTCAGTGCTTTTCGCAATAAGCACATTGGGTTTGTCTTTCAGTTTCACCATCTGCTTCCTGAGTTTACGGCATTGGAAAATGTTTGTATCCCGGCATTTATAAATGGAGTATCTAAAAAAGATGCCGAAACAAATGCTATGCAACTGCTGGAGATGTTGGGTGTGGCTCATCGCGCAGGCCATAAACCGTCAGCTATGTCAGGCGGAGAACAACAACGTGTATCTGTAGCCAGAGCATTGATTAATAAACCTTCAATCGTACTTGCAGATGAACCATCCGGTAATCTTGATTCCGAAAATGCAGCAGCCTTACATCAGTTGTTTTTTGATTTAAGGGATAAAATCCAACAAACATTCGTCATTGTAACCCATAATGATGAACTGGCCAATATTTCAGACCGTACCATTCATATGCGTGACGGAAACATTGTTTAA
- a CDS encoding HAD family hydrolase, whose protein sequence is MKSYKEYPADKKVFLFELDDILYPKKDYILQVYYLFSNFIEFTETTPNSKSLLAFMQKQYEEHGEVGMFDSVKEKFGLDEQYREKFGRIHVQAHLPLKLLLFPETIQLLQDLQNAGKHVAVLTKGNPLEQLNKLKHIDWQGFDKGMKVYFIDELNFRNIDPISYIADEFKIQPEEIAIVE, encoded by the coding sequence ATGAAAAGTTACAAGGAATATCCGGCAGACAAGAAAGTATTTTTGTTTGAACTGGATGATATACTCTATCCGAAAAAAGATTACATATTGCAGGTATATTATCTTTTTTCAAATTTTATTGAATTCACAGAAACAACACCGAACTCCAAAAGTTTATTGGCTTTTATGCAAAAGCAATATGAAGAACATGGAGAAGTGGGAATGTTTGACAGTGTAAAGGAAAAATTCGGTTTGGATGAACAATACAGAGAAAAATTTGGTCGTATACATGTGCAGGCTCATTTACCCCTTAAACTTTTGTTATTCCCGGAGACGATACAATTGTTACAAGATCTTCAGAATGCAGGTAAACATGTGGCCGTTTTAACAAAAGGTAATCCACTCGAACAACTGAATAAACTTAAGCATATAGATTGGCAGGGATTCGATAAAGGAATGAAAGTGTATTTTATTGATGAGTTGAATTTCAGAAATATTGACCCGATTAGTTATATTGCAGATGAATTTAAGATTCAGCCTGAAGAAATAGCTATAGTAGAATAG